A window of Nitratireductor kimnyeongensis genomic DNA:
GGCTGCGCGGAACGGCAGTCCCTTGCTCTCGGCCATCTCCGCGCCGACACGGGCAACCTCGCGCTCGCGCAGGGTGGCGAGAAGACTGCGCCGGTAGAAGATGCGGCCGTTCCTTGCTCGGGCGGCGTCGCCCTGTTCGATATGATGCTCGCGGCGCTGGTCCATTGCCTCGCGTACCTGCTGGCCGAAGCCGGTCGGGGCAAGGTCGGCCGTCTCGCCATGGATCAGCCGCCGGTCAAGCCAAGTCGCGCCATCCGAACCGATTTGCCTTTGCAGATCGACGGGAGAAAGGACGCGAACGCTGGCCTGCCGGTCGCGGCCGGCATCGTAGGCAGCGGCGCGGCTGACCAGATCGTCGGGGATGCGCCATTGATCGGTGTCGATCCGCTCGACGATCCCGGCCCTGCGTAGCGCCTCCAACCGACGCACATGAGCATCGACATAGCCCTCATAGTCGCCACCCGGAACTCGGCCCTCAAACTTGGCCTGCTCCAGATGGCGGCTCGGCCGATAGATGCCGTCCTCTGCGATGGCGGTGATGGTGCGGTCGGACGGCCGGGCCGTCGCCTCGGCCGGGCCGATCTGGATGACGCTGCCGATGCGGGCATCCTCCAGCCGCTCGGGCGCGATGCTGGCGATGTGGTGCGTGCGGCCGTCGATCCCGTCCACCACGATTGTCAGATTCTCCCCCAGCTCGTCGGACAGGTGCTTGTCCACCACGCGGCCGACAATGGGCGTCTCCGGCGCTCCGTCATGGATGTGGAAGCTTATGGGATCGCGCTCACCGCCCTGCGGGCCGAGCGCCTTCTGCATGATGCGGATAATGTCGCCCCGCTCTCCAAGCTCGCGCAGGGCCGGTTCCATGTCCTTGCTCAATTCCCAAACGCCGGGTGCGTGCTCGGTAGCCAGTCCCATCTTCTCCAGCTTGCCGAGCCTGCGCAGGCGTAGGGTGCGCTCGAACTGCCGCTTCGGCTCTGCCTGTTCATGGCGCAGGTCGAGGAAACGGGCATCGGCTTCTTCGGCCATGGCGCGGTCGATCCGGGTGAAACGGTCTTGGTCGATTTCGGCCGACAGCTTGCGGGTCTGCTCAATCTCGGTGACGGGGCCGAGTTCCAGACTGGCAAGCTCGCTGGCGTGCTCGCGCAGGCCGGCGGAAAGGTAGTCGCCATTGATGACTAGATCCCCGCCCGTGTCGTCGCGGCCGTTGACAATGACATGCACATGGGGATGGCCGGTGTTGTAGTGGTTGACGGCAACCCAATCGAGTTTCGTGCCGAGGTCCGCTTCCACCTGTTTCATGAAATCGCGGGTGTAGGCCGTGAGGTCCGACAGCTCCGCGCCGTCCTCGGGCGAGACGATGAACCTGAACTGGTGGCGGTCGTCCTTGCCGCGATCAAGGAAGTCGTCGGCATCGGCGCGGTCCTCGGTCGCCGAATAGAGTCGGCCCCGTTCGCCGTCGCGTGACGTGCCGTCGCGCTGGACATAGCGCAGATGCGCGCGGGCACGGCCGCCCTTCTATGCGGCCCGGACGCTGCGCTGCTTGACGATCACGCGGCGGCTGCCCGGCTGGCGGTGATGCCAGTGGCCGGAGATATTGCGGGCGCGCACGAAGCTCGCGCCCCGGCCGCGCTTCACGCCCTTGCCGCTGGCGACCATGGCGCGGGAACGGCCCGGCGATGACGGGCGGGCGGCTGACGGCATGGAAGGATCGCGGGAGGCTGCCGCCTGATGCTGGCGGGTGATCTTCCTGACCTGCGTGAAAAAGCTCTTGGGTCTCCCGGCCTTCGGCGTGTCGGATCGGATGCGGCCGGGCTTCGGCCGGAAGCGGTTTTCGTCGTCGGCGCTCGAGGGCGCGACTCCAGCCAAAACCGCCGAAAACAGGCCGATATGGGCCTATGGTGCCGCTCGAAACCCTGCAAAGCCAAGGCTTTGCGCGAAATCGCGGCACGCGGCCCCTCAAAACCATGGTGCCGGAACCGGCCACCTAACCAGTGTGCAGACAACAACAATTTCCAGAAGCGGCCCGATATGGTGCCGTCTTCTTTAATCTTGCCCTCCGCCCTTTCTGCCTTTTCTGCCCCTCCTGCCGGGAATCCTACCGGGCGCAAACCTGCCCGACCAGATGCCGAAACCAGCGCCGCCGAGCGCGGGAACGCCGCCCTCATGGCGTTCCTCCGTCGCTGGCGCTCGCCACGAAAATGCTGCCGTCCTGCGGCTCCGCACGGGCGGGGTCGCGCGCCGGAACAGCAGCGCGACCGTCGCTGGATTGCGCCTCGGACGGCGGCGCGGCGCCAGCCCGCGTTTCGCCCGGACGCATGACAAACAGCGGCGCCTCGCGCCAATCTGGCGGCGGTGGCGGTGGTTGCAACGGCGCATCCAATGGAACCGCCCCGCCAAGGATCGGGGCGAGCGCGGCGACATAGGCGCGTGTCTCGGCGGGAAGCGGGCGGTCCGTCGCGCGGTGCTCGTCGTAGCGGCCGGGGCCGGCATTGTAGGCCGCCAGCATCGCGCCGACATTGCCGTAGCGGTCGAACATCTCGCGCAGATAGGCCGTGCCTGCGAGGATGTTGTCGCGCGGGTCGTAGGGATCGCGCCCGAGGCCATTGCGGACGCGCAGGTCCGCCCATGTGTCGGGCATCACCTGCATCAATCCCATCGCCCCAGCCGACGAAATTGCGCGCACATCGCCCGCGCTTTCGGCGCGCAGCACGGCGCGAATCCAGTGCTCGGGGATGCCGAACCGCTGCGACGCCTCGGCGATGTGCGCCGCATAAGGATGGGCGGCGGCCGGGCGCTCGACCGGCGCGGATTGCGCGACGGCGACGCCCGATCCGATGAAGAAGGAAAGCGCCCCCGCCAGCAACAGGACGGCATAATGCCATGCCGGCCTGTCTCCGCTTCGCCGCCAGCTTGCCAGCGTGCTCGCTGCGGTCAAGGGCAAGGCGCAAGCGCCGGCCCATGGCCGCCCTTGACCTTCGCTGCGCGCGCCGGCCGTCTGGTCGCCGAGCGGGACGAAGGGATGAGACGGCTTTTCCGCGAACAAAGGGATGCCGATCTTTGACCGGATGGCGGGCCGGACGCGCGCGGCCGTCATTGCTCATCCTCGATCTTCCGGGGGTGCTTCCAATGCAGCGTCCAGACCGAAGGATCGTCGTTGGACTGGAACAGTTTGGCGCGGATCGGGAACGGGAAGATCGGTCCCTCCAATCGCATCGACACGAACTCGCCAGCGTTCTCGCTGGCGTCCTTCCATGCCGGGCCG
This region includes:
- a CDS encoding lytic transglycosylase domain-containing protein, translating into MTAARVRPAIRSKIGIPLFAEKPSHPFVPLGDQTAGARSEGQGRPWAGACALPLTAASTLASWRRSGDRPAWHYAVLLLAGALSFFIGSGVAVAQSAPVERPAAAHPYAAHIAEASQRFGIPEHWIRAVLRAESAGDVRAISSAGAMGLMQVMPDTWADLRVRNGLGRDPYDPRDNILAGTAYLREMFDRYGNVGAMLAAYNAGPGRYDEHRATDRPLPAETRAYVAALAPILGGAVPLDAPLQPPPPPPDWREAPLFVMRPGETRAGAAPPSEAQSSDGRAAVPARDPARAEPQDGSIFVASASDGGTP
- a CDS encoding DUF3363 domain-containing protein, which codes for MAEEADARFLDLRHEQAEPKRQFERTLRLRRLGKLEKMGLATEHAPGVWELSKDMEPALRELGERGDIIRIMQKALGPQGGERDPISFHIHDGAPETPIVGRVVDKHLSDELGENLTIVVDGIDGRTHHIASIAPERLEDARIGSVIQIGPAEATARPSDRTITAIAEDGIYRPSRHLEQAKFEGRVPGGDYEGYVDAHVRRLEALRRAGIVERIDTDQWRIPDDLVSRAAAYDAGRDRQASVRVLSPVDLQRQIGSDGATWLDRRLIHGETADLAPTGFGQQVREAMDQRREHHIEQGDAARARNGRIFYRRSLLATLREREVARVGAEMAESKGLPFRAATDGENVSGKFTGTVQLSSGKFAVVEQSHEFTLVPWRPVIDRQIGREVMGVVQGGSVSWQLGRQRGLSL
- a CDS encoding DUF736 domain-containing protein, which translates into the protein MAHIGTFTRIETGYAGELHSFGLHEKLFIVPAKPSDVKNAPDYRVRLDSEDGPDAGPAWKDASENAGEFVSMRLEGPIFPFPIRAKLFQSNDDPSVWTLHWKHPRKIEDEQ